From Nocardioides daedukensis, the proteins below share one genomic window:
- the panC gene encoding pantoate--beta-alanine ligase, whose translation MGTPVLASTRAELTELLAGPRREGRKVGFVPTMGALHDGHASLMDRARTEVGDGPVVVSIFVNPLQFAPGEDLDRYPRTLDADMEVCAAHGVDIVFAPAADEVYPGTPTPGSAVALPRVTVDPGPVATILEGEARPTHFAGVAIVVAKLFGLVRPDVAVFGQKDYQQLVVIRQMVADLCLGVDVVGAETVRESDGLAMSSRNRFLDPLQRHQAIALSRTLCRAIEDAPYGVDSALAAARAELRASDGIDLDYLVITDVDLGPAPAEGEGRILIAGRLGDTRLIDNMPIHLGPVPATTVASPTNSTSENVDSSATTKGDS comes from the coding sequence ATGGGTACCCCTGTCCTGGCCAGCACCCGTGCCGAACTCACGGAGCTGCTCGCCGGTCCTCGGCGCGAGGGTCGCAAGGTCGGCTTCGTGCCCACGATGGGCGCCCTGCACGACGGCCACGCCTCGCTGATGGACCGCGCCCGTACCGAGGTCGGCGACGGCCCGGTGGTGGTGTCCATCTTCGTCAACCCGCTCCAGTTCGCGCCGGGGGAGGACCTCGACCGCTATCCGCGCACCTTGGATGCGGACATGGAGGTGTGCGCCGCGCACGGTGTGGACATCGTCTTCGCACCGGCCGCCGACGAGGTCTATCCCGGTACGCCGACCCCCGGCAGCGCGGTTGCGCTGCCCCGGGTCACCGTGGACCCGGGTCCGGTGGCCACGATCCTCGAGGGGGAGGCGCGACCGACCCACTTCGCCGGCGTCGCCATCGTGGTGGCCAAGCTCTTCGGCCTGGTGCGACCCGACGTGGCGGTCTTCGGCCAGAAGGACTACCAGCAGCTCGTCGTGATCCGACAGATGGTCGCGGACCTCTGCCTGGGCGTCGACGTGGTCGGAGCCGAGACCGTCCGTGAGTCCGACGGGCTCGCGATGAGCTCGCGCAACCGCTTCCTCGACCCCCTGCAGCGACACCAGGCGATCGCGCTGTCGCGCACGCTGTGCCGGGCGATCGAGGACGCGCCGTACGGCGTCGACTCGGCGCTGGCGGCCGCCCGTGCCGAGCTGCGTGCCTCCGACGGCATCGACCTCGACTACCTGGTCATCACCGACGTCGACCTCGGTCCTGCGCCCGCCGAGGGCGAGGGCCGGATCCTGATCGCCGGCCGGCTCGGGGACACCCGGTTGATCGACAACATGCCCATCCACCTGGGCCCCGTCCCGGCGACGACCGTCGCCTCACCCACGAACTCCACCTCAGAGAACGTCGACTCGTCGGCGACAACAAAGGGAGACAGCTGA
- a CDS encoding Rossmann-like and DUF2520 domain-containing protein codes for MTGPLNRARIGVVGAGRVGAVLASALRSAGHEIVAVAGESDASRDRIEALLPNVNIAKPSAVARACDVLLLTVPDDMLANVVGVLAASGSLHEGQYVVHTSGRHGLEVLAAAAAAGARPVAMHPAMTFTGTDLDLPRLAGIVFGVTATEPDRAFTEGLVADLGGRPMWVPEDRRTLYHAGLAHGANHLVTLVTEAMEMLSAAGGDNPADTLRPLLEAALDNALAQGDAALTGPIVRGDAQTVAAHLDDLTANAPQTLASYIAMARATLSRATSDGRLLPIRALKIARLLEDAEPAPYVIPAPSDTEVDH; via the coding sequence ATGACTGGACCCCTGAACCGCGCGCGCATCGGCGTCGTCGGTGCCGGCCGCGTCGGCGCCGTCCTGGCCTCGGCGCTCCGCAGTGCCGGCCACGAGATCGTCGCCGTCGCCGGTGAGTCGGACGCATCCCGCGATCGCATCGAAGCGCTCTTGCCGAACGTCAACATCGCCAAGCCGAGCGCCGTCGCCCGCGCGTGCGACGTACTCCTGCTGACCGTTCCCGACGACATGCTGGCCAACGTGGTCGGCGTTCTCGCCGCCAGCGGTTCCCTGCACGAGGGCCAGTACGTCGTGCACACCTCCGGCCGGCACGGCCTCGAGGTGCTCGCCGCGGCCGCTGCCGCCGGTGCCCGACCGGTCGCGATGCACCCCGCGATGACCTTCACCGGCACCGACCTCGACCTGCCGCGCCTGGCTGGCATCGTCTTCGGCGTCACCGCCACCGAGCCGGACCGCGCCTTCACCGAAGGGCTGGTCGCCGACCTGGGTGGTCGCCCGATGTGGGTGCCCGAGGACCGGCGCACGCTCTACCACGCAGGCCTCGCGCACGGCGCGAACCACTTGGTCACCCTGGTCACCGAGGCGATGGAGATGCTCTCGGCTGCCGGTGGGGACAACCCTGCCGACACGTTGCGGCCGCTGCTCGAGGCCGCCCTCGACAACGCCCTGGCCCAGGGCGATGCCGCGCTGACCGGCCCGATCGTGCGCGGTGACGCGCAGACGGTCGCCGCCCACCTGGACGACCTCACCGCCAACGCCCCGCAGACCCTGGCCTCCTACATCGCGATGGCCCGGGCCACGCTGTCGCGCGCCACGTCCGACGGGCGCCTGCTGCCGATCCGCGCGCTCAAGATCGCTCGCCTGCTCGAGGACGCCGAGCCGGCTCCCTACGTGATCCCTGCCCCGAGCGACACCGAGGTCGACCACTGA
- a CDS encoding SAM-dependent methyltransferase, with protein sequence MGSTSLGMPALPPRTAQPTWKQAWDSALYGQSGYLRHHPVSLIRDRDELVDFLVPRLSGHEHAVLLGAAGVLAPQLSNLLPGVSLRPDVPTGFTGIVVAVDWLSHVPAHVVQADDDDRARVVHVDPISGQESLGLVLDDPGVPPTLKEWLDRHWPLAGDFARAEVGTTREAAWRDVLRCLASGEAIAIEHNHLASARPLTGTLRAAGGPTIPDGTRDLFADVALDALADACEATLFVEDGPARIESRK encoded by the coding sequence ATGGGTTCGACCAGTCTCGGCATGCCGGCGTTGCCGCCGCGCACTGCCCAGCCCACGTGGAAGCAGGCGTGGGACTCAGCGCTCTACGGCCAGTCCGGCTATCTGCGGCACCACCCGGTCTCGCTGATCAGGGATCGTGACGAGCTCGTCGACTTCCTGGTGCCGAGGCTGTCCGGTCACGAGCACGCGGTGCTGCTGGGCGCTGCCGGGGTGCTGGCTCCGCAGCTGAGCAACCTGCTGCCCGGGGTCTCCCTGCGCCCCGACGTGCCGACCGGCTTCACTGGCATCGTCGTCGCCGTCGACTGGCTCTCCCACGTCCCGGCACATGTCGTCCAGGCCGATGACGACGACCGGGCCCGGGTCGTGCACGTCGACCCGATCTCCGGTCAGGAGTCCCTCGGGCTGGTGCTCGACGACCCCGGCGTCCCGCCCACGCTCAAGGAATGGCTCGACCGGCACTGGCCGCTGGCCGGCGACTTCGCGCGTGCCGAGGTGGGCACCACCCGCGAGGCGGCCTGGCGCGACGTGCTGCGTTGCCTGGCCTCGGGTGAGGCGATCGCGATCGAGCACAACCACCTGGCCTCGGCCCGTCCCCTCACCGGCACCCTGCGCGCCGCCGGTGGCCCGACGATTCCCGACGGCACCCGCGACCTGTTCGCCGACGTTGCCCTCGACGCGCTCGCCGACGCCTGCGAGGCGACGCTCTTCGTGGAGGACGGACCGGCCCGCATCGAGAGCCGCAAGTGA
- the ispD gene encoding 2-C-methyl-D-erythritol 4-phosphate cytidylyltransferase, with protein MRTVAVLLAGGVGSRVGAGLPKQLLEVAGKPLLAHCLATFDAHPGIDEIVVMMVPTHLEAARELAAPHAKVTAVLPGAESRDATTRAALAALGDDVLVLLHDAARPLLDAATITACLSALADHDAVTVAIASADTVITTAADGSMDQTPDRAGLRRLQTPQGFRAPVIRRAHELALADPRFVPTDDATVVRRYLPEVTVAVVEGSERNLKVTTALDLVIAEQLLR; from the coding sequence GTGAGGACCGTTGCCGTGCTGCTCGCGGGCGGCGTCGGCTCACGGGTCGGTGCCGGTCTGCCCAAGCAGCTCCTCGAGGTCGCCGGAAAGCCGCTGCTGGCCCACTGCCTGGCCACCTTCGACGCGCACCCGGGGATCGACGAGATCGTCGTGATGATGGTGCCGACGCACCTCGAGGCCGCCCGAGAGCTGGCCGCACCGCACGCCAAGGTCACCGCGGTGCTGCCCGGCGCGGAGTCCCGGGACGCGACCACCCGAGCGGCACTGGCCGCGCTGGGTGACGACGTACTCGTCCTCCTGCACGATGCCGCCCGACCGCTCCTCGACGCCGCGACGATCACCGCCTGCCTCAGCGCCCTGGCGGACCACGACGCGGTCACCGTTGCCATCGCCTCGGCCGACACCGTGATCACCACCGCCGCCGACGGGTCGATGGACCAGACCCCGGATCGCGCCGGCCTTCGCCGGTTGCAGACGCCGCAGGGCTTCCGGGCGCCGGTGATCCGTCGGGCGCACGAGCTGGCCCTCGCCGACCCGCGGTTCGTGCCCACCGACGACGCCACCGTCGTACGCCGCTACCTGCCCGAGGTCACGGTCGCGGTCGTCGAGGGCAGTGAGCGCAACCTCAAGGTCACCACTGCGCTCGACCTGGTGATCGCCGAGCAGCTGCTGCGCTGA
- a CDS encoding ABC transporter substrate-binding protein: protein MRLRRILTAATLTLSLAGVTACAGDDLGNDDSSGDGSKGTIVLSGQNFDSATVLSNLYRMLLEKGDYEVDTKLVATRDLYMQQMPDDVDVVPEYVGGLVDFLNTTQNGADAERVTTADLDETLKAAEPLLDKAGVSLLEPAQATDANAFFVSKDYADKLELEKLSDLKGKSVVLAAHPDCAPRADCAKGLEDDYGIKISKVLTTGFATDATYKSVLDGESQLGLTSTSDGTLEEQGLVLLEDDLAIQPVQNLVPAVSKKFLADHPDVADILNALMEVLTTEDLVELNRQVSVERVKAADVARNYLEDNDLL from the coding sequence ATGCGACTACGACGGATCCTGACGGCGGCAACACTGACGCTCTCCCTGGCGGGGGTCACGGCCTGCGCCGGTGACGACCTCGGCAACGACGACTCGAGCGGCGACGGCTCCAAGGGCACGATCGTGCTCTCCGGGCAGAACTTCGACAGCGCGACGGTCCTGTCGAACCTCTATCGGATGCTGCTCGAGAAGGGCGACTACGAGGTCGACACCAAGCTGGTCGCGACCCGGGACCTCTACATGCAGCAGATGCCCGACGACGTCGACGTCGTCCCCGAATATGTCGGCGGACTGGTCGACTTCCTCAACACCACGCAGAACGGTGCGGACGCGGAGCGGGTCACCACGGCCGACCTCGACGAGACGCTGAAGGCCGCCGAGCCGCTGCTGGACAAGGCCGGAGTCAGCCTGCTCGAGCCGGCGCAGGCCACCGACGCGAACGCGTTCTTCGTCAGCAAGGACTATGCGGACAAGCTCGAGCTAGAGAAGCTCTCCGACCTCAAGGGCAAGTCCGTCGTGCTGGCCGCGCACCCCGACTGCGCACCTCGTGCCGACTGCGCCAAGGGCCTCGAGGACGACTACGGCATCAAGATCTCCAAGGTGCTCACCACCGGGTTCGCCACGGACGCGACGTACAAGTCGGTCCTCGACGGTGAGTCCCAGCTCGGCCTGACCAGCACCAGCGACGGCACCCTCGAGGAGCAGGGCCTGGTCCTGCTCGAGGACGACCTCGCGATCCAGCCGGTGCAGAACCTGGTCCCCGCCGTCAGCAAGAAGTTCCTCGCCGACCACCCCGACGTCGCCGACATCCTCAACGCGCTGATGGAGGTGCTCACCACCGAGGACCTCGTCGAACTGAACCGCCAGGTCTCGGTCGAGCGGGTCAAGGCGGCCGACGTGGCGCGCAACTATCTCGAGGACAACGACCTGCTCTGA
- a CDS encoding ABC transporter permease — protein sequence MKLFADTFAWLSDGANWSGPEGLWHLLVQQLLLTFTALGIAMVIALPVALWLGHLGRAGFLAINVAGVGRAVPTFAVLALLVMFDPIGTDTLGPYGRAGLATLIALALFGLPPLVTNAHVGVSQVPADVRDAADGMGMSGWQKFRSVELPLALPLVAAGVRLSLVQIWATATIAALVSGPGLGNVIASGFFNGNYPKGLGGAIVVAVVALILEVGAAMLQRAVSTTERPDTRGTAPRDTEGGIDATTTDPDGGNTDALPGGGHGLRR from the coding sequence ATGAAGCTCTTCGCCGACACCTTCGCCTGGCTCTCCGACGGCGCGAACTGGAGCGGCCCCGAAGGCCTGTGGCACCTGCTGGTCCAGCAGCTGCTGCTCACCTTCACCGCCCTCGGCATCGCCATGGTGATCGCCCTGCCGGTGGCCCTGTGGCTCGGACACCTCGGCCGGGCCGGGTTCCTGGCGATCAACGTCGCCGGTGTCGGCCGGGCCGTGCCCACCTTCGCCGTACTCGCGCTGCTGGTGATGTTCGACCCGATCGGCACCGACACCCTCGGTCCCTATGGCCGCGCCGGGCTGGCCACCCTGATCGCCCTGGCCCTGTTCGGGCTGCCGCCGCTGGTCACCAATGCCCACGTCGGGGTCAGCCAGGTGCCCGCCGACGTGCGCGACGCCGCCGACGGGATGGGGATGAGCGGCTGGCAGAAGTTCCGCTCGGTCGAGCTCCCGCTCGCGCTGCCACTGGTGGCGGCCGGCGTCCGGCTCTCGTTGGTGCAGATCTGGGCGACCGCCACGATCGCGGCCCTGGTCTCGGGCCCCGGGTTGGGCAACGTGATCGCCAGCGGGTTCTTCAACGGCAACTATCCCAAGGGGCTCGGCGGGGCGATCGTGGTGGCTGTCGTCGCTCTGATCCTCGAAGTCGGTGCCGCTATGCTGCAGCGTGCTGTGAGCACCACCGAACGACCGGACACGCGTGGCACTGCGCCGCGGGACACAGAAGGCGGCATCGATGCGACTACGACGGATCCTGACGGCGGCAACACTGACGCTCTCCCTGGCGGGGGTCACGGCCTGCGCCGGTGA
- a CDS encoding ABC transporter permease, with product MTLLNAAAPAPSCYSRTVNEWMCMGYFEDRGDELISATLDHLTITAAAVLLGLALALPLALAARRFERLESLILGFCTGLYTLPSLALFPLIVPFTGLSRTTVVVGLAIYSLTILVRNMIEGLRAVPPEVIESATGMGYSRGRLLWRVELPMALPVIIAGLRIATVSTVALATVGAIVYDGGLGILLLNGVNSNFRAQVLAVSLICVVMALLLDLVLLLAQRLSTPWTRTAGARG from the coding sequence GTGACCCTACTGAACGCGGCCGCCCCGGCGCCGTCCTGTTACAGCCGGACGGTCAACGAGTGGATGTGCATGGGCTACTTCGAGGATCGTGGCGACGAGCTGATCAGCGCCACCCTCGATCACCTCACGATCACCGCCGCAGCAGTCCTGCTGGGCCTGGCCCTCGCCCTGCCGCTGGCCCTGGCAGCGCGCAGGTTCGAGCGCCTCGAGTCGCTCATCCTCGGCTTCTGCACCGGTCTATACACGCTGCCGTCGCTGGCACTCTTCCCGCTGATCGTGCCGTTCACCGGCCTGTCGCGGACCACGGTCGTGGTTGGCCTGGCGATCTACTCGCTCACCATCCTGGTCCGCAACATGATCGAGGGCCTGCGCGCGGTTCCGCCCGAGGTGATCGAGTCCGCGACCGGGATGGGCTACTCCCGCGGCCGCCTGCTGTGGCGCGTCGAGCTGCCGATGGCGCTGCCGGTGATCATCGCCGGCCTGCGCATCGCCACCGTCTCCACGGTCGCGCTGGCCACCGTCGGGGCGATCGTCTATGACGGCGGCCTGGGCATCCTGCTCCTCAACGGGGTGAACTCTAACTTCCGCGCGCAGGTGCTGGCAGTGAGCCTGATCTGCGTGGTGATGGCACTGCTGCTCGACCTGGTGCTCCTGCTCGCCCAGCGCCTGTCGACTCCGTGGACCCGCACGGCAGGAGCACGCGGATGA
- a CDS encoding ABC transporter ATP-binding protein — MDATEDPMIRLEGVGKTYQDGTVAVHELDLDVGRGEMVTLVGPSGCGKSTTLKMINRLIEPTTGTISIDGSDVTDADPVKLRRNIGYVIQQVGLFPHQRIVNNVMTVPLLHGESKAFARERAMELLELVGLDPALHAERYPHQLSGGQRQRVGVARALAADPPVLLMDEPFGAVDPVVRGRLQEEFRRLQRELGKTVVMVTHDIDEAVRMGDRVAVFAEGGRLAQYDVPAAVLGSPADDFVADFVGSSRGIRRLAVTPIDEALLEPLEGVSAGDLAAAIDIDATLEEALAVLMREDKAVLGVRRGPRFLGVLTPNGIHRALRESVRSAR; from the coding sequence ATGGACGCTACCGAAGACCCGATGATCCGTCTCGAGGGCGTGGGCAAGACCTATCAGGACGGGACGGTGGCCGTCCACGAGCTCGACCTCGACGTCGGGCGCGGCGAGATGGTCACCCTGGTCGGCCCCTCAGGATGCGGGAAGTCCACCACGCTCAAGATGATCAACCGGCTGATCGAGCCGACGACGGGCACGATCAGCATCGACGGCAGCGACGTGACCGACGCCGACCCGGTGAAGCTGCGCCGCAACATCGGCTACGTGATCCAGCAGGTCGGCCTCTTCCCGCACCAGCGGATCGTGAACAACGTGATGACGGTCCCGCTGCTGCACGGCGAGAGCAAGGCGTTCGCGCGGGAACGGGCAATGGAGCTGCTCGAGCTGGTCGGTCTCGACCCCGCCCTGCACGCGGAGCGCTATCCGCACCAGCTCTCCGGCGGTCAGCGCCAACGCGTCGGCGTGGCTCGTGCACTCGCCGCCGATCCCCCGGTGCTGTTGATGGACGAGCCCTTCGGCGCAGTCGACCCCGTCGTGCGTGGTCGCCTGCAGGAGGAGTTCCGCAGGCTCCAGCGCGAGCTGGGCAAGACCGTCGTGATGGTCACCCACGACATCGACGAGGCAGTGCGGATGGGCGACCGGGTCGCGGTCTTCGCCGAGGGCGGACGCCTGGCGCAGTACGACGTACCCGCGGCGGTCCTGGGTTCCCCGGCCGACGACTTCGTGGCCGACTTCGTGGGCAGCTCGCGAGGAATCCGTCGTCTGGCGGTGACCCCGATCGACGAGGCGTTGCTCGAGCCCCTCGAGGGTGTCAGTGCCGGCGACCTGGCCGCGGCGATCGACATCGACGCCACGCTCGAGGAGGCACTCGCGGTGCTGATGCGCGAGGACAAGGCCGTGCTGGGTGTACGTCGCGGCCCGCGGTTCCTCGGGGTGCTGACGCCGAACGGCATCCACCGGGCGCTGCGGGAGTCGGTGCGCTCGGCGCGGTGA
- a CDS encoding DUF3180 family protein has protein sequence MTRDQSPEPHVTPTPFAALAAWGVVGLVGGWALRPLTQNYADSSPVVTWLQVAALVFVAAFLAGTAWVTHRTISRRSWIDPHKAVNLLVLAKACALVGALVAGGYAGYAIAWIGEPAELAEQRMIRSGLAAVAGLAMCVAALLLERACRVRDDGEEA, from the coding sequence GTGACCCGGGACCAGTCGCCCGAACCACACGTCACCCCGACGCCGTTCGCGGCACTGGCAGCGTGGGGCGTCGTAGGACTTGTCGGCGGCTGGGCACTGCGTCCGCTCACCCAGAACTATGCCGACTCGTCCCCGGTGGTCACCTGGCTCCAGGTCGCCGCACTGGTCTTCGTGGCCGCGTTCCTGGCCGGTACGGCGTGGGTGACCCACCGGACGATCTCGAGGCGGAGCTGGATCGACCCGCACAAGGCGGTCAACCTGCTGGTGCTGGCCAAGGCGTGCGCGCTGGTCGGCGCGCTGGTGGCCGGCGGATATGCCGGATATGCGATCGCCTGGATCGGCGAACCCGCCGAGCTGGCCGAGCAGCGGATGATCCGCTCGGGACTGGCCGCAGTGGCCGGCCTGGCGATGTGTGTCGCAGCACTTCTGCTGGAACGCGCGTGTCGGGTCCGGGACGACGGCGAGGAAGCCTAG
- the folK gene encoding 2-amino-4-hydroxy-6-hydroxymethyldihydropteridine diphosphokinase, giving the protein MTETPNPNIIDADTLTGEMHPIRRAVLALGSNLGERLTALQGAVDSLADTPEVWVTGVSSVYETEPVASPADSEKFLNAVVLIDTTLSAPTLLDRALAIEDAFHRVRPVERNAPRTLDVDLIVVGDRRADDDFLTLPHPRAKERAFVLRPWAELESDAVLLDSGPIVELLEGLDESGIKLREDLTLNVQ; this is encoded by the coding sequence GTGACTGAAACCCCCAACCCGAACATCATCGACGCCGACACCCTCACCGGCGAGATGCACCCCATCCGCCGTGCGGTCCTGGCGTTGGGCTCCAACCTCGGCGAACGTCTGACCGCCCTCCAGGGGGCCGTCGACTCCCTTGCCGACACCCCGGAGGTCTGGGTCACCGGTGTTTCCAGCGTCTACGAGACCGAGCCGGTCGCCAGCCCGGCCGATTCGGAGAAGTTCCTCAACGCCGTCGTGCTGATCGACACCACCCTCTCCGCGCCGACGCTCCTGGACCGTGCCCTGGCCATCGAGGACGCCTTCCACCGGGTCCGCCCGGTCGAGCGCAATGCGCCGCGGACCCTCGACGTCGACCTGATCGTGGTCGGCGACCGCCGTGCCGACGACGACTTCCTGACCCTGCCGCACCCGCGGGCCAAGGAGCGCGCCTTCGTGCTGCGCCCGTGGGCCGAGCTCGAGTCCGACGCGGTCCTGCTCGACAGCGGCCCGATCGTCGAGCTCCTCGAGGGCCTCGACGAGAGCGGGATCAAGCTCCGCGAGGACCTCACCCTCAACGTGCAGTGA
- the folB gene encoding dihydroneopterin aldolase yields the protein MNDQNIDELAITGVECFGHHGVFDFERRDGQVFVIDLVLGIDTRPAAASDDLRDTAHYGTLVEAVKAAVERDPVDLIETLAQRVADVCLLEHRVEWCRVTVHKPDAPIDATFSDVALTITRKRTLQP from the coding sequence ATGAACGACCAGAACATCGACGAACTCGCCATCACCGGGGTCGAGTGCTTCGGCCATCACGGGGTCTTCGACTTCGAGCGACGAGACGGCCAGGTCTTCGTGATCGACCTCGTCCTCGGCATCGACACCCGTCCCGCAGCGGCCTCCGACGACTTGCGTGACACGGCTCACTACGGGACCCTCGTGGAGGCGGTGAAGGCCGCCGTGGAGCGTGATCCGGTGGACCTCATCGAAACACTTGCGCAACGGGTGGCGGATGTCTGCCTCTTGGAGCATCGTGTTGAATGGTGCCGGGTGACGGTGCACAAGCCGGACGCCCCCATTGACGCGACTTTCTCGGATGTCGCGCTGACGATCACCCGGAAGAGGACGTTGCAGCCGTGA
- a CDS encoding nuclear transport factor 2 family protein codes for MVEDDAPQDREPIRDVETTHRAFYAAWEAADIAAAAQLWLDSEDISIAFPGGSPTWGREAVLEQLAEAMDFTRGIQFLFEDLRFAVQGDVARLTCIEHVLMPGDRSFEEVAEAPLSRLAVSSTLVRTEVGWRLWSHMSGPILTDVERE; via the coding sequence ATGGTCGAGGACGACGCTCCGCAGGATCGCGAGCCCATCCGGGACGTGGAGACCACCCACCGGGCTTTCTATGCCGCCTGGGAGGCCGCCGACATCGCCGCCGCCGCACAGCTGTGGCTCGACTCCGAGGACATCTCGATCGCCTTCCCCGGTGGGTCGCCGACGTGGGGCCGCGAGGCCGTGCTCGAGCAGCTCGCCGAAGCGATGGACTTCACCCGTGGCATCCAGTTCCTCTTCGAGGACCTGCGTTTCGCCGTCCAGGGCGACGTGGCCCGGCTGACCTGCATCGAACACGTCCTGATGCCCGGCGACCGGTCCTTCGAGGAGGTCGCCGAGGCGCCGCTGTCGCGGCTGGCGGTCAGCAGCACGCTGGTCCGCACCGAGGTCGGCTGGCGCCTGTGGAGTCACATGTCCGGACCGATCCTGACCGACGTGGAGCGTGAATGA
- the folP gene encoding dihydropteroate synthase, with the protein MVTAADLPRIMGIVNVTPDSFSDGGRWATTEAAIAHGRHLLAQGADILDIGGESTRPGATRPLVSEELDRVIPVIEALSAEGAVLSVDTMRSEVAEASVRAGAAIINDVSGGLADPEILRVVAAHDVDYIAMHWRAHSTHMQDLAVYDGPGGVVAAVCEELAARIADAEAAGVRRDRVIVDPGLGFAKRGTHNWDLLRALPALDELGLPVLIGASRKSFLGALLADDQGSSRPVDGREAANTALTTLVALHGVWGVRVHDVGAASDALRVVAQLRSNPGGSADPGGAQ; encoded by the coding sequence ATGGTGACGGCAGCGGACCTGCCCCGGATCATGGGGATCGTCAACGTCACCCCCGACTCGTTCTCCGACGGTGGCCGCTGGGCCACCACCGAGGCGGCGATCGCGCACGGCCGGCACCTGCTCGCCCAGGGTGCCGACATCCTCGACATCGGCGGGGAGTCCACCCGCCCGGGTGCCACGCGCCCGTTGGTCAGCGAGGAGCTGGACCGGGTGATCCCGGTGATCGAGGCGCTCAGCGCCGAGGGTGCGGTCCTCTCGGTCGACACCATGCGCTCCGAGGTGGCCGAGGCCTCGGTCCGCGCCGGCGCCGCGATCATCAACGACGTCTCCGGTGGGCTCGCCGATCCCGAGATCCTGCGGGTGGTGGCCGCGCACGACGTGGACTACATCGCCATGCACTGGCGCGCACACAGCACGCACATGCAGGACCTTGCCGTGTACGACGGACCCGGCGGCGTGGTCGCGGCGGTGTGCGAGGAGCTCGCCGCACGGATCGCCGACGCCGAGGCCGCCGGTGTCCGACGCGACCGGGTCATCGTCGACCCCGGCCTGGGCTTCGCCAAGCGAGGCACCCACAACTGGGACCTGCTCCGAGCCCTGCCCGCCCTCGACGAGCTCGGCCTGCCGGTCCTCATCGGCGCCAGCCGCAAGTCCTTCCTGGGCGCACTCCTGGCCGACGACCAGGGATCCTCCCGGCCAGTCGACGGACGAGAGGCCGCCAACACGGCCCTCACCACCCTCGTCGCCCTGCACGGCGTCTGGGGCGTGCGGGTGCACGACGTGGGCGCAGCATCGGACGCCTTGCGCGTGGTGGCCCAGCTCCGGTCGAACCCCGGGGGTAGTGCGGACCCCGGAGGCGCGCAGTGA
- the folE gene encoding GTP cyclohydrolase I FolE, whose product MISPIGAADRDPASIPDFDHARAEAAVRELLHAMGEDPEREGLRETPARVARAYAEVTAGLRQAPEDVLTTTFDIGHDEMVLVRDIELWSMCEHHLVPFTGVAHVGYIPAESGKITGLSKLARLVDVYAKRPQVQERLTTQVADALVEILEARGVIVVIEAEHLCMTMRGVRKAGARTITSAVRGMMHNAATRSEAMALIHSAR is encoded by the coding sequence ATGATCTCGCCGATCGGTGCCGCCGACCGGGACCCTGCCAGCATCCCGGACTTCGACCACGCCCGCGCCGAGGCCGCGGTCCGTGAGCTCCTCCACGCAATGGGCGAGGACCCCGAGCGTGAGGGCCTGCGCGAGACCCCGGCCCGGGTCGCGCGTGCGTATGCCGAGGTGACCGCGGGCCTGCGCCAGGCTCCCGAGGACGTCCTGACCACGACCTTCGACATCGGCCACGACGAGATGGTCCTGGTCCGTGACATCGAGCTCTGGTCGATGTGCGAGCACCACCTGGTCCCGTTCACCGGTGTCGCCCACGTCGGCTACATCCCGGCAGAGAGCGGCAAGATCACCGGCCTGTCCAAGCTGGCCCGGCTGGTCGACGTCTATGCCAAGCGGCCCCAGGTCCAGGAACGACTGACCACCCAGGTCGCCGATGCGCTGGTCGAGATCCTCGAGGCCCGCGGCGTGATCGTGGTGATCGAGGCCGAGCACCTGTGCATGACCATGCGAGGTGTCCGCAAGGCCGGCGCCCGCACGATCACGTCCGCGGTGCGCGGCATGATGCACAACGCCGCCACCCGTTCCGAGGCGATGGCGCTCATCCACAGCGCCCGGTGA